One genomic segment of Spirochaeta cellobiosiphila DSM 17781 includes these proteins:
- a CDS encoding formate/nitrite transporter family protein produces MSKSLNTKELVLNLTSSVEKKASTKIGLLILSGFLAGAYISMASHLSIVASTGWEVAGVPVFYGLKKIIFGAVFSVGLMLVVIGGSQLFTSNCLIPLAVYEKKVTLPQMLNNWVVVWFSNLLGALFLVLLLVVVSGLYHGEVGYTAMKIAESKAGITGIQMFVRGIMANWLVCLAVLMATASEEVSGKVWAIFFPVMAFVASSFEHSIANMYFLPAGLITKIFHPDGDHFALLTLGNTLKSLGIVTLGNIVGGSFFVGTLYYWMVKNK; encoded by the coding sequence TTGAGTAAATCACTTAATACAAAGGAATTAGTTTTAAATCTGACTAGTTCAGTAGAGAAAAAGGCCTCTACAAAAATAGGTTTACTAATCTTGTCAGGTTTTTTAGCTGGGGCCTATATTTCAATGGCGTCACACCTTTCCATTGTTGCTTCAACAGGTTGGGAGGTTGCTGGTGTACCAGTATTTTACGGATTAAAGAAAATTATTTTTGGTGCTGTATTCTCAGTTGGCTTAATGTTAGTCGTTATTGGAGGATCTCAGTTGTTTACGAGCAATTGCCTTATTCCTCTAGCTGTTTATGAGAAAAAAGTAACCCTTCCTCAAATGCTTAATAACTGGGTTGTTGTTTGGTTTAGCAACCTTTTGGGGGCATTGTTTCTGGTCTTGCTCCTAGTCGTTGTTAGTGGACTTTATCATGGAGAAGTTGGTTACACGGCTATGAAAATCGCAGAATCCAAAGCGGGGATTACGGGAATACAGATGTTTGTGCGAGGAATAATGGCCAATTGGTTAGTTTGTTTGGCGGTTCTCATGGCTACAGCTTCAGAAGAAGTTTCTGGAAAAGTCTGGGCAATATTCTTTCCCGTAATGGCTTTTGTCGCATCAAGTTTTGAGCATAGTATTGCTAATATGTATTTTTTACCAGCTGGACTAATAACAAAGATTTTCCATCCAGATGGTGACCATTTTGCCTTGCTTACCTTAGGTAACACTTTAAAAAGTTTGGGTATTGTTACATTAGGAAATATTGTGGGTGGATCTTTTTTTGTGGGAACTCTCTATTACTGGATGGTCAAAAATAAATAA
- a CDS encoding esterase-like activity of phytase family protein has translation MKALFLILIVISSLLFSCRTSNQIDPSSIHSDGVILPYSVLNTLPNGTEIRKGGYGSAATAHPSKSNYFYALTDRGPNVTYIGKAGKGKKFPVPDYTPRIGLFQLRKDGTVILKKEILLKDPNGVPITGIPNPEGRGSTGEIPYDNQGNILSFDDYGLDGEGLVALKNGEFWISDEYGPHLVHYNKNGFEIERISPIGVNTGYRHLPAVFAKRRANRGMEGLTITPDKSTLVGIMQSTLYNPNKKGVTNNTVIRIVTFNLATSETKQYLYKQDKPWNSNSEIESISDTEFLVVERDGAFSGEKEAQKLIYKIDISHATDISSSDANDPNGLLIQGKTIEECSYEDLKAAGIKFVSKELVIDLVKELPNHYPHDKLEGIWIMDDNTIAVLNDDDFAVTVNGGEVVQKYLPGTNLVDGDVLYILPLNKSIN, from the coding sequence ATGAAAGCACTATTTCTTATATTAATCGTTATAAGCAGTTTATTGTTTTCCTGTAGGACATCCAATCAAATAGATCCAAGTTCTATCCATTCTGATGGAGTAATTCTTCCTTATTCCGTTTTAAACACATTACCTAATGGAACAGAAATAAGAAAAGGAGGGTATGGTTCTGCAGCCACAGCACATCCTTCCAAATCAAATTACTTTTATGCATTAACCGACAGAGGGCCTAATGTCACTTATATTGGAAAGGCTGGTAAAGGGAAGAAATTTCCTGTTCCTGATTACACGCCGAGAATCGGACTCTTTCAGTTAAGAAAAGATGGTACTGTAATATTAAAAAAGGAAATATTATTAAAAGATCCTAATGGTGTCCCTATCACGGGAATCCCTAATCCAGAAGGGCGAGGCTCTACAGGGGAAATCCCATATGATAATCAAGGTAATATCCTTTCTTTTGATGATTATGGTTTAGATGGAGAAGGTTTAGTTGCTTTAAAAAATGGTGAATTCTGGATAAGCGATGAGTATGGTCCCCACTTAGTTCATTACAATAAAAATGGTTTTGAGATTGAGCGGATTTCCCCTATTGGTGTTAATACAGGATATAGACATCTTCCTGCTGTTTTTGCCAAAAGGCGAGCCAATAGGGGTATGGAAGGTTTAACCATAACCCCAGATAAAAGTACTTTAGTGGGGATAATGCAGTCAACACTATATAATCCTAATAAGAAAGGCGTAACAAATAACACTGTCATTAGGATTGTCACTTTTAATTTAGCCACTAGTGAAACAAAACAGTACTTATATAAACAGGATAAACCTTGGAACTCTAATTCAGAGATTGAGTCTATTTCTGATACTGAGTTTTTAGTCGTTGAACGGGATGGAGCCTTTTCTGGTGAAAAAGAGGCACAAAAGTTAATATATAAAATCGATATTTCTCATGCTACAGATATCTCTAGTTCTGATGCTAATGATCCAAATGGTTTATTGATTCAAGGTAAAACAATCGAAGAGTGTTCTTATGAAGATCTCAAAGCTGCTGGCATTAAATTCGTGTCAAAAGAACTAGTTATTGACCTTGTAAAAGAACTTCCCAATCATTATCCCCATGATAAATTAGAAGGAATATGGATAATGGATGATAATACTATTGCTGTTTTAAATGATGATGATTTTGCAGTAACAGTTAATGGTGGTGAAGTTGTTCAAAAGTATTTGCCAGGAACGAATCTTGTAGATGGGGATGTTTTATACATCCTTCCTCTTAATAAGTCCATAAATTAG
- the pflA gene encoding pyruvate formate-lyase-activating protein has translation MKGRILTYESLGMVDGPGLRFIAFLQGCPLRCLYCHNPDSWSPKGGRLVDSEDVVAEAMKYRNWMTGGGGLTLSGGEPLMQPEFTKAILDRTREKGIHTALDTSGFGPLHKTKPVLASADLILFDIKTMNEDLHKKLTGVDQNQTFPALDYLVEINKPLWVRHVLVPGLTDNESDLIALRDKLLKLPNLKRFDLLPFHKMGEEKWEEVNRKYTLKDTQTPLPEQVAKINSIFTEAGLPVGKAID, from the coding sequence ATGAAAGGACGAATACTAACATACGAATCCCTTGGGATGGTGGACGGACCAGGTTTACGCTTTATTGCTTTTCTTCAAGGTTGTCCCCTGCGTTGCTTGTATTGTCATAACCCAGACAGCTGGTCTCCTAAAGGAGGCCGGCTTGTTGACTCTGAAGATGTCGTAGCAGAAGCAATGAAATACCGTAACTGGATGACTGGTGGTGGAGGACTGACCCTAAGTGGAGGAGAACCTCTCATGCAGCCAGAATTCACCAAAGCCATATTGGATAGAACCAGAGAAAAAGGAATTCATACTGCCTTAGACACTTCAGGGTTCGGTCCACTACATAAAACAAAACCAGTGTTGGCTTCAGCTGATTTAATATTATTTGATATCAAGACAATGAATGAAGATCTTCATAAAAAATTAACAGGTGTTGATCAGAATCAAACATTTCCTGCACTGGATTATTTAGTAGAAATCAACAAACCTCTATGGGTAAGACACGTATTAGTACCAGGTTTAACTGACAATGAATCAGATTTAATCGCACTCCGAGATAAACTTCTCAAGTTACCTAATTTGAAACGTTTTGATCTATTACCTTTCCATAAAATGGGTGAAGAAAAGTGGGAAGAGGTTAATAGGAAATACACCCTAAAAGATACACAGACACCTTTGCCAGAGCAAGTAGCAAAGATAAACAGTATTTTCACAGAAGCAGGCTTACCAGTTGGCAAAGCTATAGATTAG
- the nadA gene encoding quinolinate synthase NadA: MNIGDLEYTDEIKKATDDIYQKVKDVIPPFEWPVYAPFIHKINQLKKEKNAVILAHNYMTPEIFHGIADITGDSLALAREAVNIKADIVVLCGVHFMAETVKILNPSKTVLIPDLDAGCSLAESITPEDVRALRKKYPGVPVVTYVNTSAAVKAEVDICCTSGNAKEVVESLDADEILFLPDQYLAANIQKETGKKLITWPGSCEVHERFTAKEILDYKESYKDLVVIAHPECPSEVVEAADYAGSTSGMISFVKEKKPAKVLMVTECSMSDNVAANTPDVQFIRPCNLCPHMKRITLPKILKSLTSLEPQVELDQDMIEKAKGSIEKMLAVKSR; this comes from the coding sequence ATGAATATTGGCGACTTAGAATATACAGACGAAATTAAAAAAGCTACCGATGATATCTATCAAAAGGTTAAAGATGTGATTCCTCCTTTTGAGTGGCCTGTTTATGCGCCTTTTATTCACAAAATAAATCAACTAAAGAAAGAAAAGAATGCTGTGATTTTAGCTCATAATTATATGACACCCGAGATTTTTCATGGAATAGCAGATATTACTGGTGATTCTTTAGCTTTAGCACGAGAAGCTGTGAATATTAAAGCTGATATTGTGGTTCTTTGTGGGGTTCATTTTATGGCTGAAACTGTAAAGATATTAAATCCTTCCAAAACGGTTTTAATCCCAGATCTTGATGCAGGCTGTTCTTTGGCAGAATCCATTACGCCGGAAGATGTAAGAGCTCTTAGAAAAAAGTATCCTGGTGTCCCTGTTGTAACTTATGTTAATACCTCTGCTGCTGTCAAAGCAGAAGTCGATATTTGCTGTACCAGTGGTAATGCTAAAGAGGTAGTAGAATCTCTTGACGCAGATGAAATTTTATTCCTACCAGATCAATACTTGGCAGCTAATATTCAAAAAGAAACAGGTAAAAAATTGATAACATGGCCAGGAAGTTGTGAAGTTCATGAACGGTTTACGGCAAAGGAAATATTAGATTATAAAGAGTCCTATAAAGACTTAGTTGTCATTGCCCACCCTGAATGTCCTTCTGAGGTTGTTGAGGCCGCCGATTATGCTGGATCCACTAGTGGGATGATCTCATTTGTGAAAGAGAAGAAGCCAGCAAAGGTTCTTATGGTTACAGAGTGTTCAATGAGTGATAATGTTGCTGCAAATACACCGGATGTCCAATTCATTAGACCATGTAACTTGTGCCCTCATATGAAAAGAATTACCTTACCTAAGATTTTAAAGTCACTAACTTCTTTAGAACCCCAAGTAGAACTTGATCAAGATATGATAGAAAAAGCCAAAGGGTCTATTGAGAAAATGCTGGCAGTAAAAAGTAGATAA
- the pflB gene encoding formate C-acetyltransferase, which translates to MQAWKDFIGGNWQFKIDVREFIQKNYTPYEGDDSFLTGPTERTEKLWGKICDLVEEERKNGILDAETATPSTVISHGAGYVDKDLEQIVGYQTDKPLKRAIMPKGGLRVVKGALESYGYKLDPVVEEIYSKHRTTHNDGVFAAYTEDIMKARRSGVLTGLPDAYGRGRIIGDYRRVALYGVDRLIEDKKEKKEAYDTPNMTTTNIMSREEISEQIKSLEDLKTMAGFYGFDISVPATNAKEAIQWTYFAYLAAIKDQDGAAMSIGRVSSFLDIYIERDIASGVLTEQDAQELMDHFVMKLRMVRFLRTPAYNDLFSGDPTWVTEAIGGMGVDGRTLVTKNSFRVLHTLTNLGPAPEPNLTVLWTPRLPQGFKDFASKMSIQTSAIQYENDCLMRTYYGDDYAIACCVSAMKVGKQMQFFGARANLAKALLYAINGGKDEKSGVQVGPAFLPITSEYLDYNEVKERFDAVLDWLAELYMKTLNIIHYMHDKYNYESLQMALHDREIHRTMACGIAGLSVAADSLSSIKYGKVKVIRNEEGLAVDYEVEQEYPAYGNNDDRVDQIAVNLVESFMDRLRKQKTYRNAEPTQSILTITSNVVYGKKTGSTPDGRKAGSPFGPGANPIHGRDTHGALAAFASVAKLPYEHASDGISYTFSIVPKALGKSDDEQVQNLIKLMDGYFLEGGHHVNINVLNRETLLDAMDHPEKYPQLTIRVSGYAVNFIKLTREQQEDVVSRTFHSMM; encoded by the coding sequence ATGCAAGCTTGGAAAGATTTTATTGGTGGTAACTGGCAGTTCAAAATTGATGTTCGTGAATTCATTCAAAAGAACTACACGCCATACGAAGGAGACGATAGTTTCCTAACAGGTCCTACAGAAAGGACAGAAAAACTTTGGGGCAAGATTTGTGACTTAGTTGAAGAAGAAAGAAAGAATGGTATTTTAGATGCAGAAACAGCAACTCCTTCAACAGTCATCAGCCACGGTGCCGGATACGTGGACAAGGATCTTGAACAAATCGTAGGTTATCAGACTGATAAACCACTTAAAAGAGCAATAATGCCAAAAGGTGGTTTACGAGTTGTAAAAGGTGCATTGGAATCTTATGGTTATAAGTTAGATCCTGTTGTTGAAGAAATATACAGTAAACACAGAACAACTCATAATGATGGGGTTTTTGCAGCTTATACAGAAGACATAATGAAGGCTCGTAGATCTGGTGTATTAACAGGATTACCTGATGCCTATGGACGTGGACGAATTATCGGTGACTATAGAAGAGTAGCGCTCTATGGTGTAGACCGATTAATCGAAGACAAAAAAGAAAAGAAAGAAGCTTACGATACTCCTAACATGACTACTACCAATATCATGAGCCGAGAGGAAATATCAGAGCAAATCAAGAGTTTAGAAGATTTAAAGACAATGGCAGGCTTCTATGGTTTTGACATCTCTGTTCCTGCAACAAATGCAAAAGAAGCGATTCAATGGACATATTTCGCTTACCTAGCGGCTATCAAAGATCAGGATGGTGCTGCCATGTCAATTGGTCGTGTATCATCTTTCTTAGATATTTATATCGAAAGAGATATAGCATCCGGTGTTTTAACAGAACAAGATGCTCAAGAATTAATGGATCACTTTGTAATGAAGTTACGAATGGTTAGATTCTTAAGAACACCAGCGTATAATGATCTGTTCTCTGGGGATCCTACCTGGGTGACAGAAGCTATTGGGGGTATGGGAGTTGATGGACGAACACTAGTTACAAAAAACAGTTTCCGAGTCCTTCACACTCTTACTAACTTAGGACCAGCACCAGAACCTAACTTAACAGTTCTTTGGACACCAAGACTTCCTCAAGGTTTCAAAGACTTTGCTTCCAAAATGTCTATACAGACTTCAGCCATTCAGTATGAAAACGATTGTTTAATGCGTACTTATTATGGTGATGACTATGCTATCGCATGTTGTGTGTCAGCCATGAAAGTCGGTAAGCAAATGCAGTTCTTTGGGGCTAGAGCTAACTTAGCAAAGGCTTTGCTTTATGCCATCAATGGTGGTAAAGATGAAAAGAGTGGAGTACAAGTTGGACCAGCTTTTCTTCCCATAACAAGTGAATATCTTGACTATAATGAAGTAAAAGAAAGATTTGATGCAGTATTAGATTGGTTAGCAGAACTTTATATGAAAACTCTTAATATCATTCATTATATGCATGACAAATACAATTATGAGTCTCTTCAAATGGCCCTTCACGACAGAGAGATTCATAGAACAATGGCTTGTGGTATTGCCGGTTTATCTGTAGCAGCTGACTCTCTATCTTCTATAAAATATGGAAAAGTAAAGGTTATCCGAAATGAAGAAGGATTGGCTGTAGATTATGAAGTAGAACAAGAATACCCAGCATATGGCAACAATGATGATCGCGTTGACCAAATAGCCGTAAACCTTGTTGAAAGTTTTATGGATAGATTAAGAAAGCAAAAAACTTATAGAAATGCTGAACCTACCCAATCAATCTTAACCATCACAAGTAATGTAGTATATGGTAAGAAAACAGGTTCTACTCCTGATGGACGAAAAGCTGGATCTCCTTTTGGACCAGGGGCAAACCCTATTCATGGAAGAGATACACATGGAGCATTGGCTGCCTTTGCTTCTGTAGCAAAGTTACCCTATGAACATGCAAGTGATGGGATTTCCTATACTTTCAGCATCGTACCTAAAGCTTTAGGAAAATCAGATGATGAACAAGTTCAGAATCTAATTAAGTTGATGGATGGCTACTTCCTGGAAGGTGGTCACCATGTAAACATTAATGTACTTAATAGAGAAACTCTTCTAGATGCAATGGATCATCCAGAAAAGTATCCACAGCTTACCATCCGAGTATCTGGTTATGCTGTTAACTTTATTAAGCTAACAAGAGAACAACAGGAAGATGTTGTTTCTAGAACATTCCACTCAATGATGTAA